GGCCACTGAAGGGTCGTGTCCTCGTGATCGAGGCCGACGAACAGATCCTCGGACGTCGGTCGACGTCGGACCTCGTCATCGACGACCCGCACGTCTCCCGTGCCCACGCCACCGTTCGCAAGACCGCTGGCGCGGTGCTCATCGAGGACCTCAAGTCCACGGGTGGGACCTGGGTCAACGACGAGCAGGTGTCGGGCTCGGCGGCGCTCAAGCACGGTGATGTCGTCAAGTTCGGCAACATCGAGACGCGCTTCGAGGACCGCGGCGCCAACATGCAGGGCGATGACGACACCGAGGTGCTCGAGATCGAGCCCTCCGAGGCCAAGCCGATCCTGTCCCCGCGCCAGGGCGAGGTGCTGGAGTTCCTCAAGGAGGGACTGACCAACCCCGAGATCGCGGAGAAGCTCGGGGTGACCGAACGCACCGTCAAGGCCCACTGCCAGGAGGTCTTCGACCGCCTCGGTGCCCGGAACCGCACCGCCGCCGTGGCTGCCGCCATGCGCATGGGGCTGTTCGAGGACTGAGGTGTTCCCGGTCGGGCGTCGTCCGGACGCCCGAGGCCGGAGGGTTGCAGCCGTGACGTCGCCGGTACAGTGTGCTGCGCCGGTCGGTAGTGGTGTTCACCCTCCACAAACCCGCTCGGAGACTTTCGTCTAATGATGTGGCTTGCACCATCGGTCTCGTCGAAGGGTCCTCGCGACCTCGGTAGATGACATCGATGGGTGGGCCCGTACCAGCCTCTCGGCTCGCGCCGAGCTGGCCGGAGTGGGAAACCGCTCTGAGACGTTGCGTTACGGAGGGTGGACACCGGTACCGACCGGTCCTGTGTCCGACGTCCGTGGCGCCGACTGCGGGACGTCAGAGGTCGGCGGCGTGTCCCCTGACACGGATGCCGCCCGATGGGGGGATGTCGACCACGAGGGTGCTGGGCCGCCCCATGTCCTCGCCCTGCCGGATGGTCACGGTGGCGGGAGGGTCGACTCGTCCGTGTGCCCGCAGGTACCCGCCGAGCGCTGCGGCGGCGGCGCCGGTGGCAGGGTCCTCCACCACCCCGCCGACGGGGAAAGGATCCCGTGCGTCGAAGCCGTCGTCGGTGGGGACGACCACCTGGATCGTGGTCCATCCCTCGACGGTCATCAGCCGCTGGAGGGCCTCGAAGTCGTAGGTCATGCCGGCCAGCACGGCGCGGTCGGCCAGGACCAGGACCGGATGCCACACGCCGGCGAAGGCCACCGCGGGCGTCCAGGACGTGGCCAGGACGTCGTTGGACCAGCCGAAGGTTGCCAGCAGTGCGTCCAGCCGTGGGCCGTCCAGCGCTGCGGTGCGCGGATCGACTGACTCCAGCGTCGCGGTGGGGCCGTCGTCGTCGGAGGACGTCTCGACGACCACGGGACCGACGTTGGTGTCCAGCACGTAGGTGCCCTCGCCGTGCGTCCGCGCCAACGCCACCCCCGAGGCGATGGTCGCATGGTCACAGAAGTCGACCTCGGCGAGCGGCGACCAGTACCGGGTGACCCAACGGTCGGTCCGGCCCGTGGACGCAGGCGCGAGGAAGGCCGTCTCGGAGTAGCCCACGTCAGCGGCGATCGCCAGCATGGTCGCGGCGTCGGGAAGCGCGTCGGCGATGTGCACGCCGGCAGGGTTGCCGCCCGCGGGGTCGGAGGTGAAGGCGGCCAGCCGTTGCAGGGAGTCCATGCGGTGATGCTGCACCCCCGGAGCGAACCCGTCGAGTGCGGAGTTCGTGCGCGGTCCACGCCCGGTCAGGGGGCGGCGCTCAGGGCAGGCTGACGAACTCCTGGTGGTGGCGCACCGCAGCTGGCAGGCCACCCACGGTCAGCAGGTGGCGCACGTCGATGGCGTCGTGCAGCAGCGGGGCGAGCCGTCCGGTGACCGGGTCGGCAAGGGGGAGTGGACCGACCTGCGCGACCGCCTGGCCGTCCCCGAGCGGAAGGACCCAGCCGATGTGCCGCAACCGCCCCGCCCTCGGACGGAGGCCATCGGCGATGCGAGCGGCGTTGGCCCCAGCCAGCCGTCCCGCCCGCACCGCCACCTGGGCGGTCTGGGGCAGGAGGCGGCCGCCCGGGCCCCGGTGGGCCGCGATGTCGCCCGCAGCCAGGACCCGGCGGTGACCGCTCACCCGAGCGCAACGATCGACGACGATCCGCCCGTCGGTGGTGGGGGCGTCGGGCAGCAGGACGTTGCCGTTGCTGGCGTAGCCGCCGGTCCACACCACGAGGCCGGGCACGGTGGTCCCGTCGTCGAGGTCGGCACCCTCGGGGCCGACACGGTCCAGCGACACGCCCGTCCGGATCGCCACCCGTCGGTCCACGAGGACGTGATGGGCCCGGTCGGCCATGTTGTCGGGCAGGGACGGGAGGATGCGGTCGGCCATCTCCAACAGGTGGACCTGCACGTGGGGGTGTGCGGCGGCGACCTCTCCGGCCAGCTGGGTGCCGGTGGATCCTGCGCCGACGACCACGAGGGACTCCGCTGTCGGGACGAGCGCTCGAAGGCGTCGGGCGTCGTCGGGGGTGCGGAGGGTCCACGCATGGTCGGCGAGCCCCGGTATGGAGGGAGCCGTCGCCTGCGCGCCGGCGGCGAGGACCAGCGTGTCCCACTCGATGCCGCGGCCGTCGGCGGTGGCCAGCGCCCGGGCGTGGTGGTCGATCCCGGCGACCTCGTCGGTGACCAGCGTGACGCCGGGCAGCAGCTCCGCCAGGGGGGCGTCGGCGTCGGAGACGGGACCCACACCCGCCGCGACGGTGGCCAGGCGAGGCAGGAATCCGTGGTGCCCGTCGGCGTCGACGAGCGTCACCTGTGCGCGGCGCTCCAGGGCGGCACGCGCAGCCATCACGCCCGCATAGCCACCGCCGACCACAACGATGCGAGGGGGTGTGTGCATGCGCCCAGTGTCCCCCAGGACGGCCGGCCCGACGCCGGCCAGCCGGTCAGTCCCTGTCGGCCCCGGCGCCCGGGGGCAACAGCTTGCTGAGGTTCGCCATCGCGGCCTTCGACGGTGAGGCGGCCGCCTGGTTGGCTTCCTGCAGCTCGGCGTACACCTCCTCGCGGTGCACCGCGACCGAGCGCGGGGCCTTGATCCCGATACGGATCTGGTCGCCGCGGACGTCCAACACCGTGATCACAATGTCGTCGCCGATCATGATGCTTTCGTTGGCGCGGCGGGTGAGCACCAGCATTGCAGGCCCTTCCGTGGAGGCAATCGTTCCGGCGAGCCTACTGCCCGTCGCCCACGAGGGTGGGCGAGCGCCACCATCGGCCGGCTGGACTCAGCGCATCGCGATGGCGTCTGCCCGGCCGGCGTGCTGCGGCATGCCACCGGCAGGCGTGCCGTCGAACGTCCCGTTGGGCGCGGCGGCGAGCTCGCGTTCGCGGATCTCCAGCAGCTCCCGCTCGACCTCGGCGGCGTCATCGCGATGCCGGGCGAGGGCGTTGCTCTGGGCGTAGTACTCCATCAGGCGTGTCACCCCGGTCACCCCTGCCCATGCCAGCGCGAAGGCGGCGGCGTAGGCCACGCCGGACTCGAACAGGGTCTCGGGCCGCGCCATCATGTCCCGTAGCGCGGGCATCCCGAACACCACGGAGAGGGCGAGGATCGCGGGGAAGCGCATCGAGCTGTTCATCTGTGCTGTCCGTTCGAGCGGGCCCGGACCTGGGCGGTGAACACGTGCTTGCGGATCATGGTGGCGGCCGACGCGGGGATCGGGCCGAACTCCAGCCCCACCTCGGCGCCGTCGTGGTGCGGCGTGTGGCGCACGACCCGGCAGGGCACGCGATAGCGGGTGGTGCCGACGGTGAGGGTGGTCGTGACGTGGGTGGAGGGCAGCAACGTCTCGTGGCCGATCGATGCGCGGGTACCGCCCTCGCTCAGGTCGATGGTCTCGCCGTGCACGGTGCGCTGGCCGTCGTGGATGGTCAGGTCGACGGTCACCGGTGCGCGGAAGAACCGTCGACGCTGATGGGTGACGGAGGGGCCGTCCGGGGCCAGGTGCAGGAGACCGCTGCTGAGGCCGAGCACGCTGCCGTAGCGTTCGTGGAGCCCGTCGACGTCGGACCAGCGCAGCTTGAGCCGGCCCCCCTGCGGCGGCAGCGGACGGGAGTTGCGGGGCAGCACGGCGGCGAGGACCAGCATCTCCTCGCTGGCTCGCAGCACGCGGGCCTGACCGCGGCTGAGGGTCCACTGGAGTGTCGCCACGTCACCGCGGGCGGGTCGGCGGTCGTCCTCCACCGCATCCTCGACGAGGGTGTCGTCGGTCGGGGTGCTGGTGGGGTGGTCGGCCGTCATCTGCTGGTCCCCTCGAGCAGGACGTGGGCCCAGGAGCCGGCGGTCGCGGGCACGTCGTCGAGGTAGATGACGGGCACCTCGAGGGCCAGGACCTCGTAGGGGGTGGTGGTCTCCTCGAGGTTGCGGAGGGCGAGTCCGTCGACCCCACCGATGCGCTCGGCCCAAGCCGCAACGTCGGCGGTCTTGCGGCCGGCGTCGACCACGCCGATGACCTGGTGGGCCTCGAGCTGGTCGACCATCTCTCGCGTCCAGCGCAGGGACTCGGGGCTGATGCTGGTCGGGGCCTCGACGGCGACGAAGGTCGGGGTCGGTCGGCGACGCCACGAGAGGCGGTCGCGTTCGGCGTCGGTCAGGTCGATGATCCGCCGCTCCTCCGGGATGGCGGAGCCCTTGTAGGAGGCCGACGCCAGGACGACGTCGTCGCTGGATCCCGTGACGGCCTTCGCCATGGCCCGGCAGAGCTTCAGCGCCTGCTGGCGCTGGCCGACGACCACGACGACGACGCCGGTGGTGTCGGGCAGGGACGGGATGGTCGGCAGGCCTCGCAGCGCGGTCATCAGTGTCGAGCGCGGCAGGTTGTCCCGCTCGAGCCACGACAGCAGGCGCGCGGTCCGGTCCAGCGTGTCGCTGGCGGGGTCGGCGGGCTGCACCAGGTCGCTGATCGGGGTGACGGCGGGGCTGGCCTCCGACGTCATGGCGGGCAGTCCGTCGGTGGTGGGCACGATCGCCCGGTCGGTCGTGGGGTCGACCAACGGGTCGGCCATGGGGTCCGTTGCGGCGGTGGTGGGCATGTCGGGGGTTGCTGCGGCCGATGCGGCGTCGCTGGCGGCGAACATCTCCGCGGCGGTGGTGGCACGGGTGCGCGCCTGCGGGCCGACGGGGTTCAGCGGACGGGCCATCGGGTCCAGCAGTGGGGCGGTACCCAGCCGGCGGTCGACGGCGTCGGCGATCTCGGGGCCGGCGTCGGTGGCGATGCGGTGCAGCACCTCGTTGAAGGCACCGCCCTCGGTGGACAGCCGCGGCATCTCCTCCGGCACGAACGGCTCGAACGCGTGTCGGGTTTCGGGCCGCCCGTGGGAATCACCCGACAGGCGAGGGGCCGTCGCGGCGTCAGCAGCCGCCGCGTGTCGGGTTTCGGGCCGCCCGTGGGAATCACCCGACACGCGCGGGGAGGGGGGCGCGGCCTGTGCGGCCTCGGCCGAGGACACCGCGTCGGCCAGGCCGAGCAGGTCGGTGGGCGCAGCGGGGGTCACGGCGGGCCGGGGCAGCTCGGCCGTGGGGTCGGATGCCGTGCCGGACCGGGCGGCGGCGACGTGCGCGGCGGCCCGGTCGAAGGCGGCCTCGTCGATTCCCGGGGGCAGGCCGGTCGAGGGTGCGGCCGCACGTGGGCGGGCGACGACCTCGAACCGTTCCTTGGCGAAGAAGCCACCGATGCCGCCGGAGCGGATCTTGTTGGCCTCCACGATCTCGGCGTCGGCGCCGAGCTCGGAACGGACGCGACCGAGGAGCTCCTCGACGGAGTCCCCCTCGAATCGCTGCGTGTCAGTGCGGTTCTCTTCAGACCGTTGCTGGGTTGCCAACGTTCACCACCCCTACGGTTTCGACCACGAGCTGTGGTCCGATCTCGGCATAGGACAGGACAGGAAGACGGGGGATCACCTGGGAGACCAGTCGGCGCAGCCCGGGGCGGGCCTGCGGTGAGCAGACGACGACAGCGCTGTCGCCGCGCTGCTCGGCCTGCTCGGCCATGCGGGCGATCTCCATCGCGAGCTGCTCGGAGACCGAGGGGTCCAGCGCCAGGAAGGTGCCGGCGCTGCCCGGTCGGATGGCCTCGAGGATGCGGTGCTCGGTCATCGGGTCAAGCACGATCACCGGCAGGCGGTTGTCCAGGGCGAGGGCGCCGGAGATGGCCGGCCCCAGCATCGACCGGACCGACTCCACCAGTGGTTCGGTCTCCTTGGTGGCCTGCCCCTTCTCGCTGAGCACCTCGAAGATGCGGACCAGGTCGGTGATCGGCACCTGCTCGTCCAGCAGCTCGGCCAGGACGGTCTGGACGTCGCCGAGGGTCAGCTGGCTTGCGTCCAGCTCCTCGCCGACGGTGGGGGCCTGGGCCTTGACCAGCTCCGACAGCGTCTTGGTGTCGGAGCGGCTGAGCAGGCGGGAGGCGTTGGTCCGCACGACCTCGGCGAGGTGGGTGGTGATGACCGACGAGCGGTCGACGACGGTGGCGCCGAGCACCTCGGCCTGCTGGCGGTACTCCATGGGCACCCAGCGGGCCGGGAGGCCGAAGACCGGTTCGGTGGTCGGCTGGCCCGGCAGGGCGGCGATCCCGTTGGCCGGCTGCACGGCACCGCCGGCGGACAGCGCGGGCTGGTCGTCGCCGATGACGAGGACGTGGCCGACGGGAGCCTGGCCACGGCCGAGCTCCACGCCGTGCAGGCGGATGGAGTACGTCGACGGGGGCAGCTCGATGTTGTCGCGGGTGCGGACCAGCGGGATGATGATCCCCAGGTCCTGGGCGACCTTGCGGCGCAGCGCCTTGACCCGGTCCAGCAGGTCGCCGCCACGGTTGGCGTCGACGAGGTCCATCAGGTCGTAGGAGATCTCCAGCTGCAGGCTCTCGACCTGCACCTCCTGCAGGATCGCCTCGGGTGAGTCCGGGTTGGGCATGTGCTCCCGCGCCTCGGCCTCCTTGCGCTCGCGCTCGGCCTCCTCGGCCCGGCGGACGGCCTCCTCGGGGTCCGGCAGCCGGTAAGCCGCGAACAGCAGAGCCCCACCGACGGCCAGGAACGGGACCATCGGCAGGCCGGGCAGCAGCGACATCAGCGCCACCGCCGCACCACCGAGCCGCATGGAGTTGCGCTGGCGGCTGAACTGGACGACGACGTCGGAGCCCATGTCGCCAGCGGTTGCGGCGCGGGTCACGATGATGCCCGAGGCGATGGAGATGAGGAGGGCGGGGAGCTGGCT
The nucleotide sequence above comes from Euzebya pacifica. Encoded proteins:
- the csrA gene encoding carbon storage regulator CsrA, with the protein product MLVLTRRANESIMIGDDIVITVLDVRGDQIRIGIKAPRSVAVHREEVYAELQEANQAAASPSKAAMANLSKLLPPGAGADRD
- a CDS encoding PhzF family phenazine biosynthesis protein, which codes for MDSLQRLAAFTSDPAGGNPAGVHIADALPDAATMLAIAADVGYSETAFLAPASTGRTDRWVTRYWSPLAEVDFCDHATIASGVALARTHGEGTYVLDTNVGPVVVETSSDDDGPTATLESVDPRTAALDGPRLDALLATFGWSNDVLATSWTPAVAFAGVWHPVLVLADRAVLAGMTYDFEALQRLMTVEGWTTIQVVVPTDDGFDARDPFPVGGVVEDPATGAAAAALGGYLRAHGRVDPPATVTIRQGEDMGRPSTLVVDIPPSGGIRVRGHAADL
- a CDS encoding FHA domain-containing protein, yielding MFVVTSDGPLKGRVLVIEADEQILGRRSTSDLVIDDPHVSRAHATVRKTAGAVLIEDLKSTGGTWVNDEQVSGSAALKHGDVVKFGNIETRFEDRGANMQGDDDTEVLEIEPSEAKPILSPRQGEVLEFLKEGLTNPEIAEKLGVTERTVKAHCQEVFDRLGARNRTAAVAAAMRMGLFED
- a CDS encoding PilZ domain-containing protein, translating into MTADHPTSTPTDDTLVEDAVEDDRRPARGDVATLQWTLSRGQARVLRASEEMLVLAAVLPRNSRPLPPQGGRLKLRWSDVDGLHERYGSVLGLSSGLLHLAPDGPSVTHQRRRFFRAPVTVDLTIHDGQRTVHGETIDLSEGGTRASIGHETLLPSTHVTTTLTVGTTRYRVPCRVVRHTPHHDGAEVGLEFGPIPASAATMIRKHVFTAQVRARSNGQHR
- the flhA gene encoding flagellar biosynthesis protein FlhA, with the translated sequence MTFREDNTLGKRAWAPIVVPAAVIMIVVMMVVPLPTALLDLLLAVNIAGAVLVILASMQVSRPLDFAVFPSLLLILTLFRLALNISTTRLIMLNGYAGKVIEAFGSFVIGGSLVVGLIVFLILVIVQFLVITNGAGRVAEVGARFTLDAMPGKQMAIDADLNAGLIDEAGARKRREDVAAEADFYGAMDGASKFVKGDAMASVIITVINLLGGLVIGVLQQGMDVAEAVSTFSLLTVGDGLVSQLPALLISIASGIIVTRAATAGDMGSDVVVQFSRQRNSMRLGGAAVALMSLLPGLPMVPFLAVGGALLFAAYRLPDPEEAVRRAEEAERERKEAEAREHMPNPDSPEAILQEVQVESLQLEISYDLMDLVDANRGGDLLDRVKALRRKVAQDLGIIIPLVRTRDNIELPPSTYSIRLHGVELGRGQAPVGHVLVIGDDQPALSAGGAVQPANGIAALPGQPTTEPVFGLPARWVPMEYRQQAEVLGATVVDRSSVITTHLAEVVRTNASRLLSRSDTKTLSELVKAQAPTVGEELDASQLTLGDVQTVLAELLDEQVPITDLVRIFEVLSEKGQATKETEPLVESVRSMLGPAISGALALDNRLPVIVLDPMTEHRILEAIRPGSAGTFLALDPSVSEQLAMEIARMAEQAEQRGDSAVVVCSPQARPGLRRLVSQVIPRLPVLSYAEIGPQLVVETVGVVNVGNPATV
- a CDS encoding NAD(P)/FAD-dependent oxidoreductase, whose translation is MHTPPRIVVVGGGYAGVMAARAALERRAQVTLVDADGHHGFLPRLATVAAGVGPVSDADAPLAELLPGVTLVTDEVAGIDHHARALATADGRGIEWDTLVLAAGAQATAPSIPGLADHAWTLRTPDDARRLRALVPTAESLVVVGAGSTGTQLAGEVAAAHPHVQVHLLEMADRILPSLPDNMADRAHHVLVDRRVAIRTGVSLDRVGPEGADLDDGTTVPGLVVWTGGYASNGNVLLPDAPTTDGRIVVDRCARVSGHRRVLAAGDIAAHRGPGGRLLPQTAQVAVRAGRLAGANAARIADGLRPRAGRLRHIGWVLPLGDGQAVAQVGPLPLADPVTGRLAPLLHDAIDVRHLLTVGGLPAAVRHHQEFVSLP